One stretch of Zingiber officinale cultivar Zhangliang chromosome 6B, Zo_v1.1, whole genome shotgun sequence DNA includes these proteins:
- the LOC121990551 gene encoding CASP-like protein 4D1 — MASSKPLRISTLGLRVFVLLFCLASLIIIATDSAEFPDPDSDTGELKKTTFKDVIAYRYLFSVAIIGIAYSLMQIPLAALSITKGSSLVTKRILPWYIFTDVVMGLLVATGVGAGFGLTVDLKRNLDKQFREAGVQDLEVAKNIDKALDLAHASTGFLLAATACMAVIVLLSALVLAKK; from the exons ATGGCCTCAAGCAAGCCTTTGCGCATCTCTACCCTCGGTTTGAGGGTCTTCGTGCTCCTTTTCTGCTTGGCTTCCCTCATCATCATCGCCACAGACAGCGCCGAGTTTCCTGATCCAGACAGCGACACTGGCGAATTAAAAAAGACAACCTTCAAAGACGTGATCGCCTACAG ATACCTCTTCTCTGTGGCGATTATTGGAATCGCGTACTCGCTCATGCAGATTCCTCTGGCAGCGCTGAGCATCACCAAAGGGAGCAGTTTGGTCACAAAGAGGATTCTGCCTTGGTACATCTTCACTGACGTG GTGATGGGCCTGCTGGTCGCCACCGGTGTCGGCGCAGGATTCGGGCTGACGGTGGATCTCAAGAGGAACTTGGACAAACAGTTTCGAGAGGCAGGCGTGCAGGACCTGGAAGTCGCGAAGAACATCGACAAGGCCTTGGACTTGGCGCATGCTTCCACGGGCTTCCTGCTCGCGGCCACCGCCTGCATGGCCGTCATAGTTCTCCTCTCAGCTCTCGTCTTGGCCAAAAAGTAG